AGGCGGTCCGTCGGCGACCATCAAGACGCACCACAACGTGGGCGGCCTCAAGCCCGACATGAAGTTCCGGCTCATCGAGCCCCTCCGCGAGCTCTTCAAGGATGAAGTGCGAAACGTCGGACGCGAGCTCGGTCTGCCCGAGGAGATGGTCGGTCGTCATCCGTTCCCCGGACCGGGGCTCGCGATTCGCGTGCTTGGTGAAGTGACGCCGTACGCCGTCGATATTCTCCGACGCGCCGATGCGATCTATCTCGAAGAGATTCGCGCTGCGGGCCTTTATCAGGAGATCTGGCAGGCGTTCGCCGTCTTTCTTCCGGTGCGTTCGGTGGGCGTCATGGGCGATGGCCGCACGTACGAGCATGTGATCGCCTTGCGCGCCGTCACGAGCACCGACGGCATGACGGCCGACTGGTTCTCGTTCCCGCATGACGTGCTTGGACGTATCTCGAATCGTATCATCAACGAGGTCGATGGCGTCAACCGCGTGGTATACGACATCAGCTCGAAGCCACCCGCCACGATCGAGTGGGAGTAATCCTGTGCGCCTGACCAGACTGTTCTCGACGCGGTTCTTGTGCGCGACGATGAGCGCCACGCTCACCCTCGCGCTCACCTCGGCGCTCGCCGCTCAATCGGCGCCGTCACATGGTGTCCGTCCTACGCGGCTTGTGATCCGCGGCGCGACGATCATCGAGGGCAACGGTACACCCGCCGAGGGGCCTAAGGATATCGTGATCGAGGGCAATCGCATTGCGCAGATCGTGTCGCTCGATCCGGTCGCGATCAAGGACGGTACGGCTCGGCGTCCCACGGGCGATGTGATTATCGACGCGACCGGTAAGTATGTGATGCCGGGGCTGATCAACCTGCATGGACACGTGCAGGATGAGCGTGGCGGGATTGCCCAGCCGCTCGAGTATCAGATGAAGCTCTGGCTCGGCATGGGCATCACGACCGTGCGCGATGTCTCGAGTGAGACACCGAAGACGCTGCAGCTGCGCGCGCGCAGCTTGAGCGGCGACCTGCTTGGACCGCGTCTGTATGTGTACGCTCGCTACGCGTACATGCCGGTGCCGCGCAACGACGTGGAAGCACGGCAGCGTGTGCGCGATCTCAAAGCGCAGGGTGTCGACGGGCTCAAGCTCTTCGGCATGGACAAGGACGTCTATCCGGCGGTGCTCGATGAAGCCCGCAAGCTTGGACTGCGCACGGCTCATCACATGGCAGTCGATGAAACCAATGCGTGGGATGCCGCAGCTGGCGGACTGACGAGCATCGAGCACTGGTACGGCGTGCCGGATGCGGCCATCACCGATGGACTCCAGAGCTTTCCGTCGAACTTCAACTACGCCGACGAAGGCATGCGCTTCCGCTACGCGGGGCGGCTGTGGCGCGAGGCGGATCCGACGCGCCTGCAGGACGTGCTGAAGGCGATGGTGAAGGCGAACGTCGCGTGGAATCCGACGCTCGAGATCTACGAGGCCAGCCGCGACCTGCAGCGCGCGGAAACGCAGCCGTGGTTTGCCGAGTATCTGCATCCCACGCTCGACAAGTATTTCAAGCCGGATCCATCGAACCACGGTTCATACTTCGCGAACTGGAGCAGCACCGACGAAGCGTACTGGAAGGAGAACTACCGGATCTGGTTTCAGGCCGTGCGCGACTTCGAACGTCTTGGGGGAGTCGTTGGTGCCGGTGAAGACGCCGGGTTCATCTACCAGGTGTATGGCTTCGGGTTGATTCGTGAGCTCGAGCTACATCAGGAAGCTGGTTTCGCGCCGCTGCGCGTACTACAGCATGTCACCGCGAACAACGCGAAGATCCTCGGCGAAGAGTCGCGGCTCGGGCGGGTGCGCCCAGGGTTCCTCGCCGATCTGATCGTCATCAACGGCAATCCGCTCGAAGACCTCAAAGTGTTCTACCCGCCGCGCGCCGATGCGGCGGCGGGGCCCGGTGGCGGTGTGGCGTGGACCATCAAGGACGGCATTCCCTACGATGCGCCTCGCCTGCTGCGCGAAGTGCGCGAGTTGGTGTCTTCCGCGAAGCGTACCAACGGCCGTTGAGCGTCGCGGTCGAGTCCAGCCGGGACTGGCGAGGGGACCTGCGTGACATGGCGCGCATCGCCATGCCGATCGTGTTCATCAATCTTGGCATTCAGGCCATGGGCGTCGTGGATGCGCTCATGGTCGGCAAGCTTGGTGGCGCGGCGATCGCTGCGGTTGCGCTAGGCAACTTCTATTTCTTCAACGCCAGCGTCTTCGGCCTGGGACTGCTTTGTGCGATCGATCCGGTCGTCGCACAGGCGGTCGGCGCCGGCGATCACGACGGTGTCGCGCGCGGCGTGCAGCGTGGGTTCGTGCTCGCGGCGCTCGTGTCAGCGATCGTGCTGCTGGCGCTGCTGCCGGTAGAATGGTTTCTGCTGAAGCTCGATCAGCCGGCCGATGTGGTGACAGAGACGGCGGTCTACACCCATCGCCGTGCGCTGGCCATTCTGCCGTTCTTTGCGTTCAACGTGTTCCGGCAGACGCTGCAGGCGATGGGCCCGGTGCGCCACATCCTCATCGCCGCGGCTGTCGCGAACGTCGCGAATGTGATCGTGAACTGGCTGTTGATCTTCGGCAATGCCGGTGCTCCGGCGCTCGGCGTCGAGGGGGCCGGCTACGCGACCGCGATCTCCACGTGGATTATGGCGCTCGTACTGTTGGCCTTGGCGTGGCCGCAGCTGCGGCCGGCCATTGTGCCATGGCGCCGGGAGACGCTGCATTGGGGGCCGTTCATGCGGATGCTACGCATTGGCGTGCCGATTGGCGTGCAGTGGTTCTTCGAGAGTTTCGCCTTTGGGCTGACGGCACTCTTCATGGGCTGGATGGGCACGGCGTCGCTCGCCGGCCATGAGATCGCACTGAACATGGCGGCGATGACCTTCATGGTGCCGCTCGGGATTTCCGGTGCGGCTGCCGCCGTGGTCGGTCGTGCTATCGGTCGTGGGGACATGCCGTCGGCGCGTCGTGATGCGGTAGCGGCCATCGCCTGTGGCGGCGGTGTGATGTGCGTGAGCGGCGTGGTCTTCATGCTCGCCCCGGAGTGGCTGGCCACCCGATATACGACAGAAGCCGCCACGGTTTCGGTGGCGGTGTCGTTGATTCCCTTGGCTGGCATGTTTCAGGTGTTCGACGGTCTGCAGGCGGTCACCAGCGGCGTGCTGCGCGGAACCGGTGACACCCGGGTGCCCGCTATCCTGCATCTGGTGGCGTTCTGGGGCGTCGGAATCCCATTGGGGATGTATCTGGGATTCCGCACACCGCTGCGCGAACGCGGACTCTGGATGGGGCTCGTGGCCGGACTGGCCGCTGCCGCACTCTTACAGAGTCTCCGCGTCGTGAATCGGCTGCGCTTGGATATCCGCCGCGTTGTCGTCGATCACTGATAACTGATCGACGACACCGTTCAGACGCGCTTTTCTTCGAGCAGAGCCATGAACTCTGCCGAAGAGCTGATCTCCAGCAGGCGGCCCGGTACGTCGCTCTCCTTGCTGAACTGCGCGATCTTTCCCAGTACCGGCAGGTACTGGTTGGAGACCTCGAGCGGCGGCGCGACGATGAGGAAGAAGAAGTTGACGGGCTTGTCGTCGATGGCCTTGAAGTCGACACCGTCTTTCTTGCGGCCAAAGGCCACGCGCAGACGGTTGACGACGAGGCTGCGGCAATGCGGGATCGCGATTCCACGGCCAATGCCGGTGGAGCCGAGATTTTCGCGCCGCTTGAGCATCTTGAACAGCATGCCCTCGGATTTCTCATCGAGCTTGAGCAGCCCGATGAGTTCCTTGAGAATTTCGTCCTTGCTCGTACCCTGAAGCTCGAGCTGGACAGCGTCTTCGGAGAAGAACTCGCGCAGTTCCATAGCCTTCTATCCTAACCATGCGGACGCCGCTGTCAAACCTCCGCGTTGCTCGACCGATGCTGGACCGCTAACTTCAAGTGTATGTCCCGTAAGACGTTTCCATTCCGTGTGCCCCATTCGGTGCCACTCTACCTCGCGCCGATGGCTGGCGTGTCGGAATCTCCCTTCCGGCGTCTCTGCCACGCGCACGGCGCCGACGTGGTCGTCACCGAGTTTCTCTCGGCGGAGGGCATCCGCCGAGAGAACGAAGCCACGATCAGTAAGCTCCGGTTTTCGCCCGACGAGCACCCGATCGGTGTGCAGATTTTCGGTGCCGATCCCGCCGCGATGGCTGATGCAGCCGCCGTGGTTACCGATCTCTTCATGCCGGACTTCGTCGATATCAATTTCGGCTGCCCCGTGAAGAAGGTCGTGCGCCGGAATGGTGGGTCGGGATGTCTACGCGATCTGGACCTGGTGCAGGAGATCATCCGGGCCGTCTCGAAGGCCACGCCGCTGCCGGTCACGTGCAAGATTCGCAGCGGCTGGAGCGAGGAGATGCGAGACCCGGTTGGCATCGCGTTGCGCTGCCAAGACGCGGGCGCTCGCGTGCTTGCCTTGCACGCCCGCACCAGGACGCAGATGTACACGGGGCAGGCGAACTGGGACGAAATCGCCAAGGTGGCTGAAGCCCTCGACATCCCGGTGTTGGGCAACGGCGATATCAAGACGGCGGCCGACGCCAAGCGCATGCTCGACCATACGCGGGCCGACGGAATCATGCTCGGACGCGGTTCGTATGGTCAGCCGTGGGTGTTCAAACAGGCGCGCGCGCTGTTCGAGGGCCAGCCCATGCCGGAGACGCCGGGGGTACACGAGCGCTTCGCCATCGCGCTCGATCACGCCCGGCTGGTGCAGGGCTACGAGGTCGACGCGATCGGTGCCGCGCTCGAGTTCCGCAAGCACCTCGGTTGGTACGTGAAGGGGCTCCCGAATTCGGCCGACCTTCGGAAGCTGCTGCACCAAGTGCGCGACTTCAGCGAAGTCGAGGAGATCTTCTCGAACTACCTGCTGCATTATGAGGAGTACCGGGCGCAGCGGCTTGCCGCCAGCGACCCGGATATCTCGGATCTGACCTGCGAAGCCGCCTGACCGCCGCAGGTACCGGGTGGCCGGGGGGCAGTTGCGGGAACCGCCCGTGCCCCCCTAGTGTACGGAGTAGTGCAGGACCGTTAGCCGGGGGTGACTGGCTTCGACGGGGTTGGTGAAGCTCTGGTTGCGTGCCCAGGTCCTCGAGCACCTGGTAAAACACTCGGGAAAATTCCAATCGCGAACAACAACCTCGCGCTCGCCGCCTAACCTTCGGGTTACCGGCAGTGCTCACAAGGCAGCCCGCCCGGGGCGGCATGTGAGTATCGAAAATCTGGGCTAGTCCGACGTCGCGCCTGCGGGCGTTGGGCAAAACTTTAGCAGGCTTGTCTGGACGTGGGCTTTCTGTTGGCCAGCGGACAGAGACCTCAATCAACAGAATACGCACGTAGACGCTGGGGTCGATTCAGTCTCGGACAGGGGTTCGATTCCCCTCACCTCCACTTGGGCGCCTCACCGCATTCGCGGTGGGGCGCTTTTGTTTATTCGACCGTCGCGACCGTCGTGGTCGAGCGCCATTGCGCCGGCAGTTGCTTCAGCAGACGCGCCTTGAACTTGTGGTAGTCCACCGTGATCGTGTGGCGCGGCGTGTCGAGCTGCGGATAGTCCGGGGCGGCCAGTTCCTCGGCAATCGCCCCTTCGAGGTCCCTGGGGGGCACCCACGCGCCGGAGAGGCGCCTCGCGAGCACCTTCGCCTGCAACTCGGCTGCCGGCCAGATGCAGCCCAGCGGCTGGAAAAGGCCCACGAACGAGAGCGTCGGAAACCGCGCTGGAAACATGCGCAGGTAGAGGGGCACCGGACCGCGCGAAAAGTCGACAACGTCAGGCGCGAGAAACGGGTGTGCGATCCAGTAGCCGGTGCACGCGACGATGATGTCGTAGTCCGCCTGCGTGCCATCCCCGAAATGCACGGTATGTCCATCGAAACGCGCGACATCCGGGCGCGGCGTGATGTGTCCGTGGCGCAGCGCGTAGAAGAGCTCCGAGTTCACCGTAGGATGCGTCGCACCAAACGCATGATCCGGCTCGGGCAGTCCGTAGTCGCGATTAGCGCCTTGCAACAGGCGCAGTAAAAATTGATTGATCCTCGCACGTACCGCGCGAGGCATCCATTGCGTACGCTGCCCGACGACGTCACTCGGCTGACCGAACAGAAACTTGGGCACGATCCAGTACCCGCGGCGCCACGACAGGTCTGTGGTGGTCGAAACTCGAGCCGTTTCGACGGCGACATCGCACGCCGAATTTCCGCCGCCGATGACGAGCACCCGTCGGCCGGTGAACCCCGCGGCGCGCTTGTACTCGTGCGAGTGCATCATCGTGCCGCTGAAGTCGCCGGGATATGACGGCATACGCGGGCGCCAGTGATGTCCGTTGGCCACGACCACCGCGTCGAAGCGCTCGTGTGACTCGACCTCGCCCACGCGAACCGTCATCGCCCACTGCTCGCCGGGCAGCGGCTCCACCCGAACGACATCCGTCCCGAAACGCACGTGCGGCGTGACGCCGAAATGTTCGGCGTAACTCTGGAAGTACTGCGCAAGTTGCACGTGCGACGGGTAGTCTGGATACCACGATGGCATTGGAAAGTCGTGGTACTGCGACAGCGTCTTCGAGCTGATGATATGCGTCGTTTCAAAGACGCTCGAGTGCGACGTCTCGAGCCGGAACAGCCAATTGCCACCGACTGCTTCGTTCCGGTCGAAGCAGACGACGTCAGTGAAGCCTGCATCCAGCAGGTTCTTGACCGCGGTGATGCCGGATGGTCCGGCACCGATCACGGCGATGCGTGCGCTACGCGCCAACATGCTCAGGCGAGAGCGGCGTGTGCAGCGGCCAGGCGGGCGACCGGCACGCGATATGGCGAACAGGATACGTAGTCGAATCCGACCTCATGACAGAAGGCGACACTTTGTGGCTCACCGCCATGCTCGCCGCAAATGCCCACCTTGAGATCGGCACGTGTGGCGCGACCGTCGCGCACGGCCCACGAGATCAGCTTGCCAACCCCCTTACGATCGAGAACCTGAAACGGATCCTCGGCCAGGATGCCCTTGTCGATGTAATGCGGCAGGAAGCGGCCGGCATCATCGCGGCTCAGGCCGAACGTGGTCTGCGTGAGATCGTTCGTGCCGAACGAGAAGAAGTCGGCCTCGGTGGCAATCTCGCCAGCCGTCAGCGCCGCCCGCGGTAGCTCGATCATGGTGCCGATGAGATACGGCACACGCTCACCCATGACACCCATCACCTGATCGGCCGCCCGTTCGATGATCTCGCGCTGATGACGGAGTTCGGACACATCTGATACGAGCGGCACCATGATCTCCGGTCGCACGTCGATGCCACGACGATGCGCGCGTACGGCCGCCTCGAAGATCGCACGCGCCTGCATTTCCGTGATCTCGGGGTACACGATGCCGAGACGGCACCCGCGATGCCCAAGCATCGGATTGGTCTCATGCAGCGCCGCGACGATGCGGGCGAGTTCGGGGCGGGTGAGCCCCAGCGACTGCGCCAGCATCGTCGACTCTTCGCCACCATGCGGCAGAAATTCATGCAGTGGCGGATCAAGGAGGCGGATGGTCACGGGAAAACCGTCCATCGCCTGAAAGATTCCTTCGAAGTCGGCGCGCTGCATCGGCAACAGCTTCTCCAGCGCGCGACGACGCCCACCCAAGTCGCGTGCGACGATCATCTCACGCATGGCGGTGATGCGCTCGCCCTCGAAGAACATGTGCTCGGTGCGGCACAGTCCGATGCCTTCGGCGCCGAAGTTGCGCGCGACACGTGCGTCGCGCGGCGTGTCGGCGTTCGCTCGTACACGAAGACGACGGTCCTCGTCGGCCCAGCCCATGAGCTTCGCAAATCCACGATAAGTCGGCGCGTCGGCCGCTGACAGGGCACCGTTGTTCACGCGCATCACTTCGCTGGGCTGCGTGGGCAGGTCACCCGCGAAGACGCGGCCCGTGCCTCCGTCCAGCGTGATCCAATCACCCTCGTTGATCACGTGCTCACCGATGCGCATCGATCGCTGCTCGTGCGAGATCTCGAGCGCGGTGCACCCCACGATTGCGCACTTGCCCATGCCACGGGCAACGACGGCCGCGTGGCTGGTCATGCCCCCGCGGGCGGTCAGTACCGCGCGCGCGGCAACGATGCCATGGAAGT
This region of Gemmatimonas groenlandica genomic DNA includes:
- a CDS encoding amidohydrolase family protein → MRLTRLFSTRFLCATMSATLTLALTSALAAQSAPSHGVRPTRLVIRGATIIEGNGTPAEGPKDIVIEGNRIAQIVSLDPVAIKDGTARRPTGDVIIDATGKYVMPGLINLHGHVQDERGGIAQPLEYQMKLWLGMGITTVRDVSSETPKTLQLRARSLSGDLLGPRLYVYARYAYMPVPRNDVEARQRVRDLKAQGVDGLKLFGMDKDVYPAVLDEARKLGLRTAHHMAVDETNAWDAAAGGLTSIEHWYGVPDAAITDGLQSFPSNFNYADEGMRFRYAGRLWREADPTRLQDVLKAMVKANVAWNPTLEIYEASRDLQRAETQPWFAEYLHPTLDKYFKPDPSNHGSYFANWSSTDEAYWKENYRIWFQAVRDFERLGGVVGAGEDAGFIYQVYGFGLIRELELHQEAGFAPLRVLQHVTANNAKILGEESRLGRVRPGFLADLIVINGNPLEDLKVFYPPRADAAAGPGGGVAWTIKDGIPYDAPRLLREVRELVSSAKRTNGR
- a CDS encoding MATE family efflux transporter, encoding MARIAMPIVFINLGIQAMGVVDALMVGKLGGAAIAAVALGNFYFFNASVFGLGLLCAIDPVVAQAVGAGDHDGVARGVQRGFVLAALVSAIVLLALLPVEWFLLKLDQPADVVTETAVYTHRRALAILPFFAFNVFRQTLQAMGPVRHILIAAAVANVANVIVNWLLIFGNAGAPALGVEGAGYATAISTWIMALVLLALAWPQLRPAIVPWRRETLHWGPFMRMLRIGVPIGVQWFFESFAFGLTALFMGWMGTASLAGHEIALNMAAMTFMVPLGISGAAAAVVGRAIGRGDMPSARRDAVAAIACGGGVMCVSGVVFMLAPEWLATRYTTEAATVSVAVSLIPLAGMFQVFDGLQAVTSGVLRGTGDTRVPAILHLVAFWGVGIPLGMYLGFRTPLRERGLWMGLVAGLAAAALLQSLRVVNRLRLDIRRVVVDH
- a CDS encoding PTS sugar transporter subunit IIA is translated as MELREFFSEDAVQLELQGTSKDEILKELIGLLKLDEKSEGMLFKMLKRRENLGSTGIGRGIAIPHCRSLVVNRLRVAFGRKKDGVDFKAIDDKPVNFFFLIVAPPLEVSNQYLPVLGKIAQFSKESDVPGRLLEISSSAEFMALLEEKRV
- the dusB gene encoding tRNA dihydrouridine synthase DusB, whose amino-acid sequence is MSRKTFPFRVPHSVPLYLAPMAGVSESPFRRLCHAHGADVVVTEFLSAEGIRRENEATISKLRFSPDEHPIGVQIFGADPAAMADAAAVVTDLFMPDFVDINFGCPVKKVVRRNGGSGCLRDLDLVQEIIRAVSKATPLPVTCKIRSGWSEEMRDPVGIALRCQDAGARVLALHARTRTQMYTGQANWDEIAKVAEALDIPVLGNGDIKTAADAKRMLDHTRADGIMLGRGSYGQPWVFKQARALFEGQPMPETPGVHERFAIALDHARLVQGYEVDAIGAALEFRKHLGWYVKGLPNSADLRKLLHQVRDFSEVEEIFSNYLLHYEEYRAQRLAASDPDISDLTCEAA
- a CDS encoding flavin-containing monooxygenase, with the translated sequence MLARSARIAVIGAGPSGITAVKNLLDAGFTDVVCFDRNEAVGGNWLFRLETSHSSVFETTHIISSKTLSQYHDFPMPSWYPDYPSHVQLAQYFQSYAEHFGVTPHVRFGTDVVRVEPLPGEQWAMTVRVGEVESHERFDAVVVANGHHWRPRMPSYPGDFSGTMMHSHEYKRAAGFTGRRVLVIGGGNSACDVAVETARVSTTTDLSWRRGYWIVPKFLFGQPSDVVGQRTQWMPRAVRARINQFLLRLLQGANRDYGLPEPDHAFGATHPTVNSELFYALRHGHITPRPDVARFDGHTVHFGDGTQADYDIIVACTGYWIAHPFLAPDVVDFSRGPVPLYLRMFPARFPTLSFVGLFQPLGCIWPAAELQAKVLARRLSGAWVPPRDLEGAIAEELAAPDYPQLDTPRHTITVDYHKFKARLLKQLPAQWRSTTTVATVE
- the ppdK gene encoding pyruvate, phosphate dikinase, which codes for MTRSVYFFGNGSADGTRDMKTILGGKGANLAEMTNLGVPVPPGFTIAAHRCVSYLADGLVDEAFREEVTRALERLEEVSGKRFGDASNPLLVSVRSGASVSMPGMMETILNLGLNDETVEGLAKASGNPRFAYDSYRRFLQMYADVVLGVPIAKFEQLLGSKRVTNGVTTDSELSADALRALVHEYQQLIRFTTGHEFPMDPQVQLWGAIEAVWNSWTLKKAVDYRRVNSIPHTLGTGVNIVSMVFGNMGEDSGTGVAFTRDPSTGERRFYGEFLVNAQGEDVVAGIRTPLHIDDMETMLPAAYTALMATQDRLEKHFRDMQDIEFTVERGTLYLLQTRTGKRTTAAALRIALDMVDEGLISQREAVLRMQPNQLDQLLHPVISSDVRATALAVGLPASPGAASGIVVFDPDVAERRHAAGEQVILVREETTPEDFHGIVAARAVLTARGGMTSHAAVVARGMGKCAIVGCTALEISHEQRSMRIGEHVINEGDWITLDGGTGRVFAGDLPTQPSEVMRVNNGALSAADAPTYRGFAKLMGWADEDRRLRVRANADTPRDARVARNFGAEGIGLCRTEHMFFEGERITAMREMIVARDLGGRRRALEKLLPMQRADFEGIFQAMDGFPVTIRLLDPPLHEFLPHGGEESTMLAQSLGLTRPELARIVAALHETNPMLGHRGCRLGIVYPEITEMQARAIFEAAVRAHRRGIDVRPEIMVPLVSDVSELRHQREIIERAADQVMGVMGERVPYLIGTMIELPRAALTAGEIATEADFFSFGTNDLTQTTFGLSRDDAGRFLPHYIDKGILAEDPFQVLDRKGVGKLISWAVRDGRATRADLKVGICGEHGGEPQSVAFCHEVGFDYVSCSPYRVPVARLAAAHAALA